The sequence CCTGGAGGACTTGAGAGTGCTGCATATTTTCCAGGGCTCCTCCTCCTGGGGAGCACCACACCCAAGACAAGTGTTCACATGCCTTCAGCAAGATTTAACTCTTAACCTTGGACCCTGAGCTTAGTGGAGCCTGTCTCCACTAAGACGTCCCTTACCAAGCTGGCTCACTACTCCAGAGCAGGACTCCAGGAGTACCAGGCCCACCCTTACATCACCCCAGTGTCAGAGCTGACGCTTTCCCAAGGAGGGAACTTAACAGGACATCTGTATCCCGAGGATGCCACCCCTAAGAGGAGCTGTAAATGGAGCATGCCCGAGAGGCCTCCAGCAGAAACGCTAGCATCTTGGCTGACCTGAACTTATCCACCTTCTTCGGAACATGACAGTTACCTTTCTTGCTGGGCTGTGGTATTTGTATCTGctgggttctgtttctctttgatCTCCATCCCGTTCTCCCACTGCCATCTAGGGATGGCTCAGTCCTGCTTATCCTCATCATCAGGCCATGAGCCTTAGAACATCATGTAGTCCGTAGTGGAGCTAGGTGAGGACTCTTCCACTGACGGCTTCCAGGACAGGCACTTTTCTTTAACATCCTTTTTTAgttgaatctttgggaatttcacatcttgCACCACAATACCACTCActtccagtccctccatatcctccccttccccctgtaGCGGTCtaccaaacaaaaattaaaaaaatcaaaccaaaacaagagaaaaacaacaaacaaacaaacaaaaataaaacagcagcaacaacaacaaaatttctctgttcctccatctttcccccaTCTCCAGCAGCTCTTTATTTGTCCTGGTGGCCTTGGgagcagtgtgtcacacagtgtatccctttgtccaatcagctttccttgtaaatgttcattgcagtgagtcaccggtctggttcaaggcctctggtttctggtacaccatcatcattggatcctcaccaaaactcctcatGGATCTCCTGCAGTcaccccaagtcatggagatcctgtggttattattccacaggaccagtcccttcacgggCTCCAGCAGGCCCTAGATAGGGTAGATGTTAgtcagctgtgggcctgggtggtagttgagttggtcagtccaggccactggggctGCCCCCTCAGGTAAGGGGAGAGCTAGCTCCCCATGCCCACgccatcagggtcagctctcccctGGCCATGGTGAGgcatggggccatctctcccaaatGCAGGGGAAGGGAAGCACAGTCCTGACATTGTAAGTAAGCAGgttctcttgctgcagtgtccagtgagggtCAGGGCCGGCGGAGGGCAGGGCCGGCTCAGCATGGAAAAGCAGGCACCCTTATGGCATTATCATCATCTACGTCCTACATTGACCATGGTCATCTCTGGTATCTAGACATTGTTGCTAGAGATTTAATGTAATAAACAGGGTGCATTCCGATATTAGGCAAAGCAGTCTGAAATTCCTGTCTTTATTCTTCAAACATAAGGAAAAATTCAAGATAGAAAAATCCTCATTGTGAGTCTTAGTTGGAAGTACCTCCTGCAGCTGAAGAAATCAGGCTCTTCCTTTCTATGTGTGGACCTGTGACCCAAAGACAGCGTATCACAAAAGCATgggcatacatatgtgcacacacacaccaatctgaTTCTCCCTCAGGAGCAGCTGGGAAGTGATTTCCACGGAGGCGGCTGGTACCTGTTCAGTGGTTGCAGAGGACAGAGCCTGAGGGAAATGCTAAGGGTACAGAGAGCCAGAACTGAGCAGGCCTGGCTATCTCCTGCTGCCTTTCTACTTTGCTCTATCATAGTTTTCCAGCCTTCCCTTTGAAAGTGAGATGCTCTACTGACTTCCACCAAGTTCCATTCTTGGTTTTGGTGGGTGGCCGTCAGCACATACTACTTGTAATTCACTAACTAACCCAGCCAGGGCTCCCATGCTGACCAACTCTAAACCTCTCATCTTCGTTCTGTCTTGTTGGTACCCTTgagtttttgagatggtctcacagAATTCATTCAATGACAGCAAAGtctatgtatgaatgtgtgtctatAGTCTGTAACACAGCAGAGgcagattaaaaaatattttaatgacattCTGGGTAACAAGAACAACTCTGTTGCAATAATCCTGACACTGTAAGTAAGCAGGTTCTCTAGCTCTGTCACAGTCTACGCCGTCTGTGACCAGCAATCTGAGAAGCCTTAGGCACATTGCTTAGCATCTGGAGGACTGGTTGACAATGGCTACTCAttctcctttgtttttctgagcAAGACAAACAAGACAACAGAAAATACTCCACTGGCTCACTGTGATCAGACATTAGTCATCCTACCAGTTCGTCTCCCCAAGTTGACAACATCTTTGGTAAGGTGTTTGCATGCTCACAAACAAAGCAAGAGCAATTCAACTGGCGGAGTCTAGCCAAGCTGGACTTTGTAGCAATATGACCTCAGAATACTGGTTCCATTGCTTCTGGCTTCAACTCCAGCGATGCTCATGCTGTCACTTTTCACGTGGGTAAATCCACTGCAAAGAAGAAGGATATGCCAGGCGTTAGCCTTGGGACAAAGGCAAATGTAACCCAGCCTCATCTTTGCAACCCTATCCAGCCCACTGCCACCCGTTCCCTCTGGGCATGGAAAGGAAATGCTATCACATCCTTTAGTGGGAAGACTGTCAGGGCCCTCCTGGTGGTGCCGCCTGCATCACAATGGTTCTAGTGTGGTGAGAAACATCAGGGGGAATGGCCTACACCAGAATTTACAATGAACCCATCGGTGGTCAAAGGCGGTGTGCCCATAAGAGCTCCCAGGACCGACTGTTTTTCACAAGGCCTTTGCAAGGTCTAACCCTGGTTTGGACACATGTTCTCTGTGGACTATGCACAAAACCTCTAAATCTTTCAGCTGCTTCATTTGTAAAGTGTGGGTAATACCGACGGTGTCGTACAATATAGGAGACAATCCACAGCGCACAGTGAGAGCTGAAAACCTGGTTTGAGGCTTTTTGTTTGCtaccagaaaaagaaacaggatgtTCGCAGTGGCTCATCCTGAGGCCCAGCTAATAAGGCTGGACTCTCTCATACTCTCTCCAACATTTCCTTTAGAATTGTTCCTTTGAGCAGATGTGATATGCACATCTGTTTTCAGCTATTCAAGATAATGAGGTGGGAGGACCACTTGAtgctggaagttcaaggccagcctgggcaccaTGACAAGACTTGttccagaagaaagaaaaccaattgCTTTACCACTTTCCAGACACAGGGCAGGAGAACAGCCAATTACCTGGCCCATCTGTGAGATCCCCCAGGCAACTGATAGCAGCTCTTGAGGACAGGACATGTATTCTTCTTATTCCACAAATAGACACGCAGGGACAGGTCCAAGGAAGAGGTGATGACACGGGTCGGATCCTTGAAATGAAGTCAAATGAGGTAGGGCTGTGGATTCTCAAGTGTGGAAAGCATGCCTCGGGCAGGAGATGTTCCACTCACCACCCACATCGACGTGATGGGCCTCTGGTGGTCCTGGAAGGCCATCAGCTGCAGGCCATGGATGGTGAATAGCACCAGCTCTGACCTGGAGGCCAGCAGGATCACTTGGGAGCCATGGCCCTGCATGAGGTGAGGAGTCATAGTGTTCGGCAGGGGGAAGCTAGCCAGCTGTTGTTGTTCTTGGGAGAATAAAAATACACTGGTTGCTTTTCAGGCATGGATATGTGCCCCACCCAATGATGCAGTGCAGGGACAAGTGCATGGCTTTGCAGTTAGGAGagctctgctcctgctcctgaGTGAGTTATTCAGACCTCAAATTCCAGTTCAGCAGCAGCAAAAGGCTGGGGGTGCCGCCACCCACACGGGAGGGGACCATGGGCATGGGATTTACATCTGCAGCCCAGGACCACACTGGGACCAACATGTCAGAAGTACTCCACCACTCAGTATGTGAAGTCACACAGTAAAGCTTCTAGGACACTTTGCTTCTATTTCCCTGACAGGGAAGGGGAAACGTAAAGGAACTATGAGAAGCCTGTCCTGAAGGGCCAAACTTCAGGCTGTGGCCAGCACAGGGACCTTACCCAGGGTGTTCACTCTGTCCCTGGACTTTCTGGCCTTTAAATCGAAGGTAGTGATAACCAGATGCGTGCCTCTGACATCTCTGTGCATCACCATCAGCCTGGCTGCCTCCTCAGGAGCCCAGCAGGCTCTGGAACTCAGCCTGACAGGGAggctggtggagacaggaagccCGTCTTCGGATGGGTAGAGCAAGGACTGAGTATAGAACACCTGGGGAAACACCCCTGTATGATCACAGAGTGGTGAGGGACCCAAGAGCTCCCAAAGCCCTCCAGCCCCAAGCTGACTCCAGCCTCTGGCAGGACTGTCTTCGACAGCTGGCtgcccacatccccacatcctctaTATTGGGCCTTACAGGGCGGTCCAGTCATTACTATGGCCCCTTTCTGGGCATCCTCTGTACCCAACTGCTATTCTCTAATGACTTCTTCCCTGGCCACCAGATTTCTTGCGGTGCCCCGCTAGCTCTTATTTCTGGGGTCTGACTTTCCGTTTAAGGTCCTGGCATTCAGTAAGGGTCGCACCTCTGGCAAATGACTGGGCATCTCTGTGCCTATGGCTCAGGTCATAGTCAGGACTTCGTGACTTGCAGGGCATTCCTCCTGGCCACAGTGCTGGAGGCAGAGCAAACtggccctcccctctccctccacacacacatcgTATGCTCTCTTCTCCTGTACTGGGCCTCACTGCTCACCATTGTCTTCACACCATCCTCAGCAACACCAGACAGCTCTTTAGGAGCATGCTGGTGGAGATGTCCAAACTTGTTCAGAACTGACTCTGCCCTCCCCAGCAGAGAACTGGCCCATCCAGAGGATAGCAGAGCAGATAGGAAAGAGCAGAGACTGGGAGGGCTGAGCTTCCAGTAAGAGAGAGGTATACTCCTGTCTGGCTGCAGGGCTTGTCCCTGTAGTGACGGCCTGAGAACCTATGTCTTGCAGTCTCGGGGTCCAGGCTCTCTACCCAcctcttgttgttgttttttctcttttgggggcccaccagccagctcccaaaataaatcacatgaggcttattcttacttatgaatgcccggccttagcttggcttgtttcttgccagcttttcttaacttaaactgtcccatttaccttttgcctctaggcttttgcctttctctatttctgtatatattttcttcccttcttattccatgtctggctgtgtggctgggtgactgaccccttcctttctcactcctcaatctcctttcttccccgatttctcctcctatttattccctctgcctgctacCTCTGccaattcagctctttattaaaccaaccaagtgttttagacaggtaaagtaacacagtttcacagagttaaacaaatgcaacataaaagaaggcaacacacctttgcatcattaaacaaatgttccacagcataaacaaatgtaacacatcttaaaataatattccacaacaacctcCCACTGCAGTAGGTTTACCAGGGACAGGGTTCCCCAGGCACTGACCTTTGGACCTAAGTCTGATCCTTGTGCAAACGCAAACACCCACTGTTGGTCAGGTGAGCACGTGAGGCTCACAGAGGTATGAGAAAAAGTGGCCACTTTGGAGACCACTTGCAGCTGAGGCACTGTCAGAGTATAGAGGTTCCCTTCAGCACAGGCTACCTGGAACAAAGAGCAACTAACAATGGGGGTGCAGGGGGTACCACCATCTTCTGAAGGAGCTGCGCACCCCCAAGGGTGGGCACAGGACACAGCAATGTCTTCAGAGCAGAGCCCGAGTCTCCTGCATGAGCTTGGCATGTGACCCTCCCCTGCTCTTCCAGGCAATGACAGAGGCAGCTTGCCTAtgtgttttacatttaaaatgtttcctctCACACTGATGgcaatttaaaaagtcaaaagaaaatgttCACTAATTTGGGAAGATCTGCCAGGGGTGCCAATGTCACTAGAATCACAGAGTGCTCCTGCCTAGACCCTATACACACATGTGGGCACACATCCGGGGGATGCCTAAAATTAGAGTTATTAGGTCAAAGGGTAagcatatttaaaatgtttcacaaaATTAAAATGGCCAGCAAACTCTGGAAACTAGTTCTGAGCACATTCTCACCTcacatgtagaaaaataaatattttaagcctTCTGGGTAAGGTACCTGTCCAGACTGGGCCACCTGCATGTGACCTGGTGAAGGGCAAGAGTCAGAATAGGAAGACACAATTCCAAACTCACAAAGGCAGTGACATAAGCTGAGAATATGGAGGAAGAAGAACAGCTGGTACCAGAAGGACAAACAGCTCCacccatggctgtgtgtgtgtgtgtgtgtgtgtgtgtgtgtgtgtgtgtgtgtgtggcgacAAAGCCTCATCAAAAAGTAAGCCAGGCCTCATCTGGTGACAAGTACTACCTATCTTATTCTCAAGACAAGTCCACAGCCCTCAGACCCAGCTGCAGGTTTGGGTGACTGCGTGATTTCCCCAGTGGATAAGTCAATCCTGGCAAAGACTCCCATCAGGTCAGGGTGTGACGCAGCGGGCATTATCCAGGAAGTGTGGTTTGAGGAAGCCTGTTTAAAACGGTGCTGCCCTGGGGTCttgggagcagagaggaaaccCCAGTCAGGGAGCCTGGATTTAGCCTGTTGCAACCCCAGGGTGAGAGCCCTCGAAAGCAGCtgtagaggcaacaggaaggGCAGACACTGTTAAGCTGAGAACTAGGAGTGTGAGGAAGCTCAGTGTAGGCACTAAAGTACACGGTGAAAGGCAGCCCCACCCTTGACGAACGGGAGCCAAGTTCCTCATAAACATCTGGAAAGGATGAAGGAATGAAGAACATAAACATCTGGAAAGGATGAAGGAATGCAGAAAAAGCACAGGTAGAAGAAAGACCTCAGCACACAGGAAAGTAAGGCCACGTGCTGCAAACCACGAGAACTCCACACAGCAGGTTCCATCACCACAGGGGAGGCTACAGAGAGAGGTTGATGCCACACACAAGTCTGAAGTACAGAGGGCCTGTATTCCACATGGTGGacaaggaggagccagagaggcAGGATCTGCTCTGAAGAGGGATCCAGACTCCTCCCATAGTGGCTTAGCCCAAGAGGTGGTTAGGCCCTGTAGGGCTCCTGAGAGCCAGGTCACTCACCATCAGGAAGGGGCCCTCTGAGTGGCCGCAGGCCTCCATGGAAGAACAGAAGGTTGGAAGGCAGAATGAGGCCCACAGAGACCCAGTCTCCGCTTTCCACCCGATGATCAGGCCCTGTGTGTCCACTGTGACCACCAGCTGCAGCAGAGGATAGGCCACCAAACTCATCAGAGGAGCAGGCTGCACAGGGCTGGACCAGATCTCTGCGCCCTGGCAACAACGAAATTCACATAACTGACCGACACAGGGGCACCGTCTCTTTCATAGATACATATTATTTCCATCAGTCAGCATAGGTTCACCCAGGCCTACTCTACCAAGCTCCACAGCGCATATGGAGCACAGGTGAACAGGGTGTGATGTACCTGTGAATGGCCTAGGATCACCTAGGAAACAAACCTCTGTGGTGTGTgagagggagtttctagattaggttgacTGAGCTGATGCCATTTGATGAGCTGGGGTCCTGGGCTACTtttggggatctgacaccctcttctgacctccatgacctCACAGACACAGAGCAGACCTTCAAAAAATGCATAAGGAGTCCTGTATCTGGAGGTGGAAGAATGAGAATGATGAAAGCAAGCAaagtaaaccaggcatggtatctcaggcctgcaatcccagtgacagggaggaagaagcagggggACTGccctaagttcgaggccagcaagAGCTATGAGGCAAAATTCAACCTGGAatcaaaaagccaaagaaaaaggccaagttgTTAACACTTGATTTGAGGGATCAGAGACAGGGATAGGGACTGTTGATTTGAATTAAccaggcttttgttgttgtttatttaaagGAAAGTGACTTTAACCCCTGCTCTaatactaggaattgaaccccagcCTCATATACGCCAGGCAAGTGCTGTCCACTGAGCTAAAGTCCCAGCTTTCAAggcataaaaacacacagaaaagccaGCTGTGGGTCACACACCCCCAATCGTCTCCAAAAAGCACCCACAAATACTGTGCTCCTGGGAAGCAAGTTTCAATGCGACACTGTTAACAACTGATCTTTAAGGAAGAAACTACAGCTGAAGATCTGCTCATGAACAGTATGAAGGTTGGGAAGCCTGGCCAGATGGCAGGAAGGGCCGCTGGCAGTCTGGGGTGTCCCATACTGGAAACAATGGAGCACTAATTCAAGGTCTGGTACACCATGGCCACCTGCAGCCACACGGgccattgagtatttttgtatttggtttaaaagcagaatatttaatgaaataatgtatTACTGGAGTATGCTACTCTTACTTGTTTACACATTGTCTATGGCTCCTTTTGTGTCTCAGCAGCAGAGTTAAGTAGTTATGACAGACATTCTGGTCTCAGAAGGGTAAATTATTTATGGTCTAGTTATTTAAAGCAAACACTGCTGGCCCATACAGCAAGGCACTCTATTTTCTTTTGGAAAGCCCAAACTATGGAAAGCCCAACTtcaacttctttttaaattatttacttatccattagagtgtgtgtgtgtgtgtgtgtgtgtgtgtgtgtgtgtgtcagaaggaGCAGCCtgtaagcctgggctacagagtgagatcctgtctcaaaaaaaaaaaaaaaaaaaaaaaaaaaagctttcagttTTTACATCTGCATAAGCACTAACAAAGTTTACAATTCTAGGCAAGCTGTCCAGTTGGTGTGCACACAAGGGGATGACCGAAAGCTGTCATCTTGCAATACAGTCTGGTTGGGCAGCATGAGCCCCAGCGTGGAGGCTCCTGACTAAGTGGCTGCCAGTAAATGTGAGGAATGGCAAACCAGCTGTCATCCCAGGCACAGCCTCCACCATCACTGGCAAAGTCTGGTTCCAAAAGGGAGCCAAGCACGTGTCATGTGAGATAGGTCACACTCAAGTTTCAAAGGTTATCAGTACGCTACTGGTGACAGCTGATGGCAGAGCTCAGATTTCTCATCAGCAAAATGGGGCTCCTACTCTGCATTAAGATAAtcaaaccgccgggcggtggtggtgcacgcctttaatcccagcactcgggaggcagagccagatggatctctgtgagttcaaggccagcctgggctaccaagtgagtaggaaaggcgcaaagctacacagggaaaccctgtcttgaaaaaccaaaaaaaaaaaaaaaaaaaaaaattcaaaccaaGGACACATTAgggacccttccctccccagggaGCAGTTCACCTCATGCAGGTCCCAGGCACGCACGGTACAGTCGGAAGACACTGTGCAAACCACGGACTTTGCCCTTTCATCAAAGCGGTACTCGTGGGGTGTGACGTAGGCCAGCTGATCTATCTTTCCTGGAGGAGAGCATACACATAGATAGACTCAGATCTGATACACAACCATTCCTCTTCTCCAGTATCAGGAACACAATGAGTGCTTGCTTAGGGTACATGAAAGAGATGGGGAGTAGCTCACACCCATGCAGCTGGTGGGTGAACATTCCCGAGAGCAGAACCCAGTTACAACTGGAGGCCTGGCTTGACCTATTTCAGTTTTTCAGTCCACTCTGAAAAGGTGGTAACAACTCATTCCTTCCTCCCATGCCATAGCACAGATGACAGAGCACCCGGGAAGACCCGCATTCATCGAGGGGCACTTGCCAAGCCGTTAGCTGAGATGCCAAGATCCCTGAGTGGACATAGCTACAACCCTCTCCAGCTAATACCTGTGTGCCCAGAGACAGCTTTGCTGATGAAGTCCTGCGGCCGCCCAGATTCCACACGGAACTCCAGCTCTGACCGGCAGAAATAGTACTGCCTCCATGTCTGTGTGCCCACGACCATGGGGAAGGCGTTGCAGGAGGCCCAGCGTCTCAGACACAGCTGcctgaaacacagatgcaagcataggCTGGTGCAGCAGGCTGGTTTCTGAAGCCAGGAGATGGAGCTTTGAATTCTGGCCTTAcctctttctgtctttgaaaCCCTGGATAACTCACAGTCCCTAACTAGCCCTCAATTTTCTCCTCTGTCAAATGGGGGCAGGGCTAATGATAGGTCACATGCCAACCATGCTCCACTTCTTATGTGACAAGCTGCCCTTCATGGCAGCCCTCTGGGGAAGGCACTCACCACCATCCTACACTTGGGGACACAGAGGCCAAACAACTGGGATCCAGGAGCCCACTTGGTAAGTCTCCAACTGTTTGTGTCAACTGTCCATCTGCCCTTTCAGTTCTGCCTGTCCTTCCTGTGTTTTGTGCTTGTTGCCAGGGGCACACCCGGGGGCCATCCCTTCTCCCAGGGCCCCCCCTGTGTCTTCCTATAACATACTTCCTTACATGTCTGATCTCAGTCTGCTCTGGCTGACGTCCCCAGTCACTGAGCTTTTTCATGCTGTTGGCATGTATATCTTCTTACTGTCAACCTATCCCTGTCTGTGAATCCAGAGTGTGTCTCAGGGATGGGGACGTGGGTCAGTTGTAGAGTGCCTGCCAAGCACGCACCCAGTACTGGATTTGATCTCCAAATCttggaacaaaaacaaagaaaactaagtGTATCTCATGTACACAGCATTAAGTTGGACTATTTTTCTTTGACAGTTCCATCGATCTTTGTCTTTTCGTTAGGTTGTGCAatcatatttttgtcattttagtaCTTTCTTGTCTTATGCCTTTCTCCCCACACTATTGCATTTCTGTCATATTTTCTGTTAAGTGTGGTCAAATACACTGTTTCAATTTCTTTGTCATTTCTTCCACTatatttttagttactttttaGTGGCCATCTTAAAGTTATAACTTGGATTTTGATACATCAACAGCTGCACCAGGCAGTTCATCCATTCAGACAATTTCTTTGAGTCACATGCTTTGCAAATTCTACCTTTCCCTAAATTACCTACCATTACTAAAAACTCAGTTCTTCAAAGAGTAGATAAAAGAATGGATTCTAATGAAAGTCTGCTTCAAAACTGACTGAGATTATATTTCTAGTCAATATTTGTTATAATGCTGATAAAAAGCAACAGAAGGAACAGTGTTCTATGATGCTGAAAATGGAATATGCTAAGATAGCCCTTGAtgagggaatgtctttctgtacactgcgaatatgtgttgttctgattggttgacaaataaagccatttggcctatggcaaggcagcttagaggcaggtgggaaattcaaagagagagagacaggaagaaggtggagaaAGACACCAtcgagccacccaaggagcaacatgtaatgatgggatgcaggtaaagccatggaacatgtggtgatacatagattaatagctgTGTGccaatttaagatacaagagctagctagcaaaaagcttgagccatggccatacagttataattaatataagcctctgtgtttacttgggagatgcaagtgggagaggatttgtcctgaccgccTGCAGGCCAGGACACCAGACATCTGACTACAAGCCCTGACATAACCAAGAAT is a genomic window of Peromyscus maniculatus bairdii isolate BWxNUB_F1_BW_parent chromosome 5, HU_Pman_BW_mat_3.1, whole genome shotgun sequence containing:
- the LOC102917077 gene encoding F-box/WD repeat-containing protein 12-like gives rise to the protein MAPQLGPHELMHVFSFLEARDLLRAAQVNKVWNEVAMTKELWRQLCLRRWASCNAFPMVVGTQTWRQYYFCRSELEFRVESGRPQDFISKAVSGHTGKIDQLAYVTPHEYRFDERAKSVVCTVSSDCTVRAWDLHEGAEIWSSPVQPAPLMSLVAYPLLQLVVTVDTQGLIIGWKAETGSLWASFCLPTFCSSMEACGHSEGPFLMVACAEGNLYTLTVPQLQVVSKVATFSHTSVSLTCSPDQQWVFAFAQGSDLGPKVFYTQSLLYPSEDGLPVSTSLPVRLSSRACWAPEEAARLMVMHRDVRGTHLVITTFDLKARKSRDRVNTLEQQQLASFPLPNTMTPHLMQGHGSQVILLASRSELVLFTIHGLQLMAFQDHQRPITSMWVDPTRVITSSLDLSLRVYLWNKKNTCPVLKSCYQLPGGSHRWASGFTHVKSDSMSIAGVEARSNGTSILRSYCYKVQLG